Proteins encoded by one window of Brienomyrus brachyistius isolate T26 chromosome 1, BBRACH_0.4, whole genome shotgun sequence:
- the LOC125738683 gene encoding germinal-center associated nuclear protein-like isoform X1: MNPSGLFGRTQGGAFQSPGAPTSGLFSFGQQNAPFVQPPALGQGTGQTSLFSTSSAFGQTGSLFGQPGGTASGQAPTFGMPGSGSQTPSFVQSDTRFGPPPSFGQPAGVGQSSVFNQNSAFPQTSAFGQTGGFAQHTPGFGGSNAISASSVPPSSGSSQPLRFGQLSTGSSSVFSPGSVQGRGFSTSEFSFKPSDAAVFKPIYSASPEPAVSQAVSESFGSSPSSTTATSMDSSGPAPAASGFLSGALGFSFSQPIAVSSSILPTKDAHPSTTQEFSFSKPAAPSVGAGSGLGGGTSQAASVSRYSASSLHEPRPLFGAVSFGPLKPKTDAGVVSGEVREGENAGEAAAKGTKRKEEMVEHLSEEPQVGADSAPRHPPKRPLVRGRGPVSSIFRSALTSILKTPALQTRREPKRSEEPQPDWGEAEHQGSMAPTTSHSPSTPPRSQAPTREVLERAEELDPETEAASTVRRARRLDSTDSLGGMSPSEAMVLQCKNIPASLNSKDILGEHFRQFGRVQRIFCRPQKNLAIVHFHDHASAAKAKKKGKLLRRHELTLFWQRKKQSPGEKGQRPPDDPDPQSQAGGFESAPVCKALSKSTSGWSSSSSLSRGSPAKKPLATKALQFESEPQMEPSPDGLESEHLASSLPSSLFHLIGQVAETAEEKYRLLEQRDKILRQARPKRTDLDLSKVFVGTCPDMCPEKERYMRETRNQLSSFEVIPNTEKVDHTAAIKEYSRSSADQEEPLPHELRPLTVLNMTMNYLVTQVMDQGEDNYRDWYDFVWNRTRGIRKDITQQHLCDPLTVSLIEKCARFHIHCAHHLCQEPMMSFDAKINNENLTKCLQSLKEMYQDLASKNIYCPHEAEFRQYSVLLKLNDGDILREVQQFRAELRNSPEVKFAVQAFAAVNSNNFVRFFKLVKVASYLAGCILHRYFDQVRREALRALNVAYISRGSTTFPVEDLVRMLMFQNAGEASDLALQYGLAVDAGMVELSRTAYQEPEIQPRPKRSVAIARKREVLVGQVVNGAPLPNPPQHTPVNSFDSRNKYRGDGQPAEAGSVPRAAASPQRPPIELDARALQHRSKMPSDPAESAGLPGREESGALGASPSEAPPVAPPTPPPPEPVYTEQDIATEVEAMLEEVVQAEVADVAATGAEYISAALSMCNGQVEAVLSEVVEQMLREVSAAEIQAEREHIAEEKRRMEEARRKQEHEELLARLSKTLCAEITQEVLRDCIVETASTEIRRAQEEQAECVARSSQDVCEVLLEETLCGELTLLAQDVLEAELLSIRRFIKRWRDVVAVRRQLKRQMRDFPAAPGCVDPRFRLQALAPSAPPSPCLDRLARGVVNLGHAGDLSVSCTRLAKMRRETEHQMKVHLFYQQLLSESVWGPLDLLSLVAASVSNPSDTIFWKAALLLPSDHERDASVANQILTEWLESKFGNSEKQEHREMVPNGHMQTLSISSGLRSVGERMHTVHVCVKVARGPLSEEGQLALEKRKELMGMGALLMLLPSAVSPGADEEDGDIFLLSALLQLRQIQQANAWPQALPLVVVVPGQAGHRASDERLEEDLMLQTLIEEGLISEYMFVHIPETTNEPQGSEQIRHAVRWLAARSTAPARLVSQTLVQVVEAGLCREFAGRLHRDRRDRDMAGLPSQGPAPVIGLYNTVLAFLAGLVSSPSLAGLSWPVAEFSVPGGGDCLPHLLWNSAEHLEWLQGAVLSLRLPDWLLPAVGAPWSQLVASIFQYVSQMPWSRHSQPLLMSQLENLLERLRQDCVGRGGGPDKEPTFWEVPWDEIVMLCVEHQLRDWNPPGCPVSEDVISDDGEIPVYFLSDGLQGFIPPSCWVDAVKQTHRDKQQGKAGCHQSMWPHPRLARPRLQQKLFHSMVEDPESGSGVAPVLDAASSPQDLLARIEEEKEQSRRFEDQLRTWLDVESLGPSSSSSPLFLPSSLLSVPEIVVPSPKMAAPPALALQKERSVRSDQPRGAASSMARRLQELEQLISASREEELACELKLSCLLDIVDD; this comes from the exons atgaatccgtctgggcttttcggcagaacacaaggcggagcgtttcagtctccgggcgccccgacctcggggctcttttccttcggccagcagaacgcccctttcgtgcagccgcctgccctcggccagggcaccggccagacctcgctcttcagtacatcgtctgccttcggccagaccggatcccttttcgggcagcctggcgggacggcgtctggacaggccccgaccttcggcatgcccggttctgggagtcagaccccgtcgtttgtacagagcgacaccaggttcggcccgccgccctccttcgggcagccggccggggtcggtcagagctctgtctttaaccagaactcggcttttccccagacctctgccttcggacagaccggcggatttgctcagcacacacccggcttcggcggctctaacgctatctccgcctcctctgttcccccctcctcggggtctagtcaaccactgagattcggacagttgtccacagggtcttcttcggtattctcccctggaagcgttcagggccgcggatttagcacctcagagttcagcttcaagccgtcagacgcagctgtgttcaaacctatttatagcgccagtcctgaaccggctgtatcccaggctgtgtccgagtcttttggttccagcccatccagcaccaccgctaccagtatggacagcagtgggcctgctcctgctgcctctgggttcctttctggagcattaggttttagcttctcgcagcccatcgcagtgtccagcagcatcctccccaccaaagatgcacatcccagcaccacccaggagttcagcttctcgaaaccagcagcaccctccgttggtgctggcagtggcctgggtggggggacctcccaggccgcctctgtctccaggtactctgcctctagcctccatgagccccggccactgtttggtgctgtcagctttggtccgctaaaacccaagactgacgctggggttgtgtctggtgaggtccgtgagggggagaatgcaggggaggcagcggctaagggtaccaagcggaaggaggagatggtggagcatttatcagaggagccccaagttggtgctgactccgcccccaggcaccctcccaagaggcccctggtccggggccgggggcctgtcagcagcatctttcgcagtgccttgaccagcatcctgaagacaccggccctacagacccggcgagagccgaagaggagtgaggagccacagccagactggggggaggcggagcaccagggttcgatggcaccgaccaccagccactcaccctcaacgccgccaaggtcacaggccccaacccgggaggtccttgagagggcggaggagttgg atcccgaaactgaggcagcatcaacagtgagacgtgcccgccgcctggacagcacagacagcctgggggggatgtcaccctccgaagccatggtgctccaatgcaagaacattccagccagtcttaacagcaaggacatcctgggggaacatttccgccagttcggacgtgtgcagcggatcttctgcaggccccagaagaacctggccatagtgcacttccacgaccat gcttctgctgccaaAGCCAAGAAGAAGGGCAAACTGCTGCGCAGGCATGAGCTCACCCTcttctggcagaggaagaagcaga gtccaggagagaagggccaaaggcctccagatgaccctgatcctcagagccaggcaggaggctttgagtcagcccctgtctgcaaagccctctccaaatccacctccggctggtcctccagctcatccctatccagagg gtcaccagccaagaaacccctggcgacaaaggccctgcagtttgagagtgagccgcagatggagcccagcccagacggcctcgaatccgaacatctagccagcagcctcccctcttccctcttccacctgattggccaggtagctgaaaccgcagaggagaagtatcgtctgctagagcagcgggacaagatcctgcgacagg ctcggcccaagaggaccgacctggatctgtccaaggtgtttgtgggtacgtgtcctgacatgtgtccggagaaggagcgttacatgagggagacccggaaccaactgagctcttttgaggtcatccccaacacggagaag gtggaccacactgctgccattaaggagtacagcaggtcctctgctgaccaggaggagcccctcccccatgaactgcggccccttactgtgctgaacatgaccatgaactacctggttacccaggtcatggaccagggtgaggacaactaccgtgactggtatgactttgtgtggaaccgcacacgaggtatccggaag gatatcactcagcagcacctgtgcgacccgcttacggtgtcccttattgaaaagtgcgcccgcttccacatccactgcgcacaccacctgtgccaggagcccatgatgtcctttgatgctaagatcaacaatgaaaacctgaccaaatgcctgcagagcctcaaggagatgtaccaggacctggccagcaagaacatctactgccctcatgaggcagagtttcggcagtacagcgtgctcctgaagctcaatgatggagacatcctccg ggaggtgcagcaattccgggcggagctccgaaactctccggaggtgaagtttgccgtccaggcctttgccgctgtcaacagcaacaacttcgtgaggttcttcaagctggtcaaggtggcctcgtatctggctggttgcatcttgcaccgctacttcgaccag gtgcgccgtgaggctctgcgggccctgaatgtggcctacatctcccgtggttccaccacattcccggtcgaagacctggtccggatgctcatgttccagaatgccggcgaggcttcggacctcgcgctgcagtatgggctcgcggtcgatgcagg catggtggagctaagccggacagcgtaccaggagcctgagatccagccacgtccaaagcgctctgtggccatcgcaaggaagcgggaggtgctggtgggccaagtggtcaacggcgcgccactgcccaacccaccccaacacacacccgtcaacagctttgacagccgcaacaagtaccgtggggatgggcagccagcggaggcaggcagtgtgcccagggctg cagcctcccctcagaggccccccattgagctggatgcgcgggccctccagcaccgatccaagatgccgagcgacccagcggagtcagctggcctccctggtagagaggagagtggagcacttggggcatctccgtcggaggcaccaccagtcgccccacctacgcctcccccaccggagcccgtttacacagagcag gacatcgccacggaggtagaggccatgctggaggaggtagtgcaggccgaggtggctgacgtggctgccaccggagccgagtacatctctgctgcactcag catgtgcaacggccaggtggaggcagtgctgagtgaggtggtggagcagatgctgcgggaggtttctgctgccgagatccaggcagagagggagcatatcgctgaggagaagcgcaggatggaggaagccag gagaaagcaggaacacgaggagctcctggcccggctcagcaagacactgtgtgccgagatcacacaggaggtgctgcgcgactgcatcgtggagactgcctcaacagagatcag gcgtgcccaagaagagcaggcagaatgtgtggctcgcagctcacaagacgtgtgtgaggtactgctggaggagacgctgtgtggtgagctcaccctgctggcccaagacgtcctggaagcagagcttctgagtatacgcaggttcatcaaaag gtggcgtgatgtggtggccgtgcgcaggcagctgaagcgacagatgcgtgattttcctgctgcccctggctgtgtggacccccgcttcaggctgcaggccttggcccccagtgcccccccctcaccctgcctggacaggctggcccggggcgtggtcaacctggggcacgctggggacctctctgtttcctgcaccag gttggcgaagatgcgaagggaaaccgagcatcagatgaaggtccacttgttctaccagcagctcctgag cgaatctgtgtgggggccactggacctgctcagtctggtggcagcaagcgtctcgaacccatctgacacaatcttctggaaggcagccctcttgttgccaagtgatcatgaaagagatgccagtgttgctaacca gattttgacagaatggctggagtccaaattcggtaactcggagaagcaagaacacagggagatggtccccaacggacacatgcaaaccttgagcatcagcagcggcctgcggagcgtgggggagcgcatgcacacagtgcacgtgtgtgtgaag gtggcccgcgggcccctcagcgaggaaggccagttggcattggagaagcggaaggagctgatgggcatgggcgccctgctgatgctgctgccctcggcagtcagtcccggggctgatgaggaagacggggacatcttcctgttatccgccctgctgcaactccggcagatccagcaggctaatgcctggccacaggcccttcctctggtggtggtggtcccagggcaggctgggcacagggccagcgatgaacggctagaggaag acctgatgcttcagacactcattgaggaaggtttgatttcagagtacatgttcgtccatatccccgagaccacgaacgaaccccaaggatccgagcag atccgccatgccgtcaggtggctcgctgcccgctccacggcaccagcccggctcgtctcgcagacgttggtgcaggttgtggaggccgggctctgccgcgagtttgctggtaggcttcaccgtgatcggagggaccgtgacatggcgggactgccctcccagggccctgcacccgtcatcggcctctacaacactgtcctggctttcttggctggccttgtgtcgtccccgagtctggctggcctctcctggcccgtggcagagttctcggtgccagggggtggtgactgcctaccacatctgctctggaactcggctgagcacctggagtggctccagggggcagtcctgagcctgcggctgcccgactggctgctgccagccgtggggg ctccttggagccagctggttgcctccatcttccagtacgtatctcaaatgccatggtcccgccacagccagccactccttatgtcccagttggagaaccttttggagaggctgcgtcaggactgtgtgggccgaggtggggggccggacaaggagcccactttctgggaggtgccctgggacgaaattgtcatgctctgtgtagagcaccaactccgggactggaaccctcctgggtgccccgtgagtgaag atgtcatcagtgacgacggagaaatcccggtgtatttcctgagcgatgggctgcagggcttcataccgccgtcctgctgggtggatgccgtaaagcagacgcacagggacaagcagcaggggaaggcagg